One stretch of Acidicapsa acidisoli DNA includes these proteins:
- a CDS encoding LysR family transcriptional regulator: MIRTAELNGTGNRSSVCSINSPYLPQSCVLPSCRAHQTYRYSIPKRKLSFSSTAPGRTVRLGGASKEMLLQQIKSFLSIAETLHFGRSATLIHLSQPALTLQIQALEEEVGVKLLERNRRGTKVTAAGLAFREHAIAAIAQVEQAVRRARLAENRKVGWLRVGLIPTAGNEIMPNLIRHFGDSNPEAEFSLHNIHTLSQIQMLDAGSLDVGFIRLPIGEHCDLEVDPIHREPFVFVVPASHWLAGKENVQVREVAAEEFVMLERTAAPDCHDLIFGMMRDAGVVPNVRHTTGQMQTLISLVASGMGISILPASAVKHSGAAVAACEIADVIPLSEIGLAVSKRNRRPIVENFRSFALTELGRINRTSRVTMGRVNSPA, translated from the coding sequence TTGATACGCACCGCAGAACTCAACGGAACAGGGAACAGGAGTTCAGTATGTTCAATCAATTCGCCGTATTTACCACAAAGTTGTGTGCTGCCGTCGTGTCGAGCACACCAAACGTACCGCTACAGCATTCCGAAGCGAAAACTATCGTTCTCGTCCACGGCGCCTGGGCGGACGGTTCGGCTTGGAGGAGCGTCTAAGGAGATGTTACTCCAACAGATCAAATCCTTTCTCTCGATTGCTGAGACCCTGCACTTCGGCCGCTCGGCAACTCTAATTCATCTCAGTCAACCTGCTCTGACCCTCCAAATTCAAGCACTTGAAGAGGAGGTCGGCGTCAAACTCTTAGAGCGAAACCGACGGGGAACAAAAGTTACCGCTGCTGGTTTGGCTTTTCGCGAGCATGCCATCGCTGCGATAGCGCAGGTTGAGCAGGCCGTACGTCGCGCGCGCTTAGCAGAGAACCGCAAAGTCGGTTGGCTGCGAGTAGGCCTCATCCCAACTGCCGGTAACGAAATCATGCCCAATCTCATTCGCCACTTCGGGGATTCGAATCCAGAGGCAGAGTTCTCTCTCCACAATATCCACACGCTGAGTCAGATTCAGATGCTGGACGCAGGTTCGCTGGACGTTGGATTTATTCGCCTGCCAATTGGAGAGCATTGCGATCTTGAAGTCGATCCAATTCATCGTGAACCATTTGTGTTCGTGGTACCCGCATCCCATTGGCTGGCAGGCAAAGAGAACGTGCAAGTACGTGAGGTAGCTGCTGAGGAATTCGTAATGCTCGAACGAACAGCTGCTCCTGATTGCCATGACCTGATCTTTGGAATGATGCGTGATGCCGGTGTTGTTCCCAACGTCCGTCACACTACAGGACAGATGCAGACGCTGATCTCATTGGTCGCTTCCGGAATGGGCATTTCTATATTGCCAGCGTCCGCGGTCAAGCATAGTGGCGCGGCCGTTGCTGCTTGTGAGATTGCCGACGTGATACCGCTGTCAGAGATCGGCCTCGCCGTAAGTAAGAGAAACCGACGACCCATCGTCGAGAACTTCAGATCCTTCGCTCTGACAGAGTTAGGCCGAATCAATAGAACATCGCGCGTCACCATGGGCCGGGTAAACAGCCCCGCTTAG
- a CDS encoding multicopper oxidase family protein: MWTTRPNTSKAAIHCAVLLCLSAQPCLQAQQSGTSNDGVTLPTLPEVHGPFVLYAVNDPTSGKGAFSFEGHNIPPVIRVEPGGNIRVEYVNQMSTKSTELCVDGPCMNMTNLHFHGLHVSPHSPQDDVLSMMAMPGQSLHYMVDIPQNQPPGLYWYHTHPHGESYQQDLDGMSGAIVIDGIDRYAPEVRSMRERILILRDAELRENDATSSYLKERVQLSPTACGAAAGDPQRIFTVNGVVRPQIGIGPGEKQFWRIVNASPDFYADLEIDSEQLTVVALDGMPLGYHDPNRRTESLRHVLVAPAGRVEAIVTGPKPGVHASLRTRCVDTGSDGDPNPAMVVADLSATDATTDQFPSVTPHTSKAVYKTLSPTLVRTLESSTPEFIVTFSEDVHGFYVNDKRYSPSDGPLLTVKVGHYVHWRVVNHSHEIHPFHIHQVHFLVFQEDGKKTAQPEWLDTVNVTPEGSVDLIMDFTDPLIRGMSVFHCHLLKHEDKGMMAKILFQ, from the coding sequence ATGTGGACGACACGGCCCAACACGTCAAAGGCGGCAATTCATTGTGCCGTTCTGCTTTGTCTCTCCGCTCAACCTTGCCTCCAAGCACAACAGTCGGGAACTTCCAACGACGGTGTCACTCTTCCAACACTTCCCGAGGTGCATGGACCCTTTGTTCTATATGCGGTGAACGATCCGACGAGTGGGAAGGGAGCATTTTCCTTTGAAGGTCACAACATTCCTCCAGTCATCCGGGTGGAGCCAGGCGGGAACATCCGCGTGGAGTACGTCAATCAGATGTCAACGAAATCCACGGAGTTATGTGTCGACGGCCCCTGCATGAACATGACAAACCTGCATTTCCATGGGCTTCACGTCTCGCCGCATTCTCCTCAAGACGATGTTCTTTCAATGATGGCCATGCCTGGTCAATCGCTGCACTACATGGTCGACATCCCCCAGAATCAACCTCCCGGGTTGTATTGGTATCATACCCATCCCCATGGGGAGAGCTATCAGCAGGATCTCGATGGGATGTCAGGAGCCATTGTCATTGATGGCATCGACCGATATGCCCCTGAGGTGCGCTCGATGAGGGAGCGCATTCTCATCCTTCGTGATGCGGAATTGCGCGAGAACGACGCAACGTCTTCCTATCTGAAGGAGCGGGTACAACTCTCTCCGACAGCCTGTGGCGCGGCCGCTGGCGACCCCCAACGGATCTTCACTGTGAATGGTGTGGTCCGACCGCAGATAGGCATTGGACCCGGAGAGAAACAGTTCTGGCGTATCGTCAACGCATCTCCCGACTTCTATGCCGACCTGGAGATCGACTCAGAACAATTGACGGTAGTAGCGCTGGATGGAATGCCGCTCGGCTATCACGACCCCAATCGCCGAACTGAGTCATTGCGGCATGTTCTAGTCGCGCCGGCGGGACGCGTTGAAGCGATTGTTACCGGACCGAAGCCAGGCGTGCACGCTTCGCTCAGGACACGTTGCGTCGACACAGGGAGCGATGGTGACCCAAATCCTGCGATGGTCGTCGCAGATCTCAGCGCAACGGACGCAACAACAGATCAGTTTCCCTCGGTAACTCCCCATACAAGCAAGGCTGTGTATAAGACGCTTTCTCCTACCCTAGTGCGGACGCTGGAGAGCAGCACGCCCGAGTTCATCGTGACGTTCTCCGAAGATGTGCATGGTTTCTACGTGAACGATAAGAGGTACTCGCCGAGCGACGGACCCTTGCTCACTGTGAAGGTTGGGCATTACGTACATTGGCGTGTCGTCAATCACTCCCATGAAATTCACCCGTTTCATATCCATCAGGTGCATTTTCTCGTTTTCCAAGAGGACGGTAAGAAGACGGCACAGCCTGAGTGGCTAGACACAGTAAACGTCACGCCGGAGGGCTCTGTTGATCTGATTATGGATTTTACCGATCCGCTTATCCGCGGGATGTCTGTCTTTCATTGCCACTTGTTGAAACACGAAGACAAGGGAATGATGGCCAAGATTCTCTTTCAATAA
- a CDS encoding ligand-binding sensor domain-containing protein — translation MHTSRSSKFILIQVLCLLSPFILCPDFSYALDPAKKISQFGHTAWRLQDGYFSGTLYAVTQSTDGYLWFGTENGLWRFDGVRFVRWSPPAGKLTLTTAVFSLLGSRDGSLWIGTPAGLIRWKDQEWTTYSEAPGVVRAILERSNGEIWFTRDEVFEPQAGICRVISKQTQCYGKHDAFPFASPESLAEDLSGNLWIGTAQGVVCWKPGSSIPYFPIGLKDNHAEGVTSIVHAPDGVSWVAMAASGHGLGLQQLIHGSWKPFITPQLDGETLQVSALLLDRQKSLWVGTSERGLFRIHGRQVDHFGKSDGLSSDDVVPAGLFEDREGNIWVVTPLGLEYFHEMRVTTFSSREGLSSDEVDAVLASRDGTVWMGGPRALVSLLHGSAFSVRRRRNLRWNQVTALLEDHSGRLWVGVDSSLLVFQSGNFRQVRKRDRRPVGFVVGMTEDTEGNIWAETIGPPRTLLRVRDFQVQEQFPAPTMPAARKLAADPDAGIWLGLISGDLARYAHGKLDTFPFKQSISPDVSSFVKDLLVKSDGTIMGATAFGVIAWKDGKQQELTVRNGLPCDYIHTLIADNRDALWLYGQCGLLKIANSELQRWLKQPDTVVNVKVFDAFDGAQPGPVPFNGAAKSPDGRLWFANGSSLQMIDPDHVAQNSLPPPVHIEEIVADHQRYSIANVSLPPFTRDIEIAYTALSFTTPQKVRFRYKLEGHDSGWQDAGTRRQAFYSDLPPGDYRFRVMACNNDGFWNEAGAAVDFRLLPAWFQTRWFRSSAAIAAILFIWIIHRIRVQQVTLAASIRSDERLAERTRMARELHDTFIQTLQGSKMVVDDALEKPSDPESMHHALSRLAVWLDLATQEARAALNSLRESTSERISLRDAFQHIVDGDTIPSSMAASLSVVGDVRKIHPIVRDEVYRVGYEAIQNASRHSRATRLDIELRYGRDLTLRVSDNGVGIDPFVLEKGREGHFGLKGMRERSGRIGGTLTLVSTATSGTVITLVVPEWLRDRSSRSPLTRALQALREVFGSRSNP, via the coding sequence ATGCACACTTCGCGGTCCAGCAAGTTCATCCTGATTCAGGTCCTCTGCCTACTTTCGCCCTTCATTCTTTGCCCAGATTTTTCGTACGCCCTCGATCCCGCCAAGAAGATCTCTCAGTTCGGACACACAGCCTGGCGGCTTCAGGATGGCTACTTCAGCGGCACGCTTTATGCCGTAACGCAATCAACGGACGGATATCTCTGGTTCGGAACCGAAAACGGTTTGTGGCGTTTCGATGGGGTACGTTTCGTGCGGTGGAGTCCGCCGGCCGGAAAGTTGACGCTGACGACCGCTGTTTTCTCGCTGCTTGGTTCACGGGACGGCAGCTTGTGGATCGGAACGCCCGCGGGATTGATTCGGTGGAAAGATCAGGAATGGACTACTTACTCCGAAGCACCAGGAGTCGTCCGGGCAATTTTGGAGAGATCGAATGGAGAGATATGGTTTACTCGGGATGAGGTTTTCGAGCCTCAGGCAGGCATCTGCAGGGTAATTAGTAAGCAAACCCAATGTTACGGAAAACACGATGCATTCCCGTTCGCATCCCCCGAATCACTGGCAGAGGATCTGTCCGGAAACCTTTGGATCGGAACGGCGCAAGGAGTGGTTTGTTGGAAACCAGGCTCTTCAATCCCATACTTTCCGATAGGGCTTAAGGACAATCATGCCGAGGGCGTTACCTCGATAGTCCATGCTCCAGACGGTGTCTCATGGGTAGCAATGGCTGCGTCAGGGCATGGTCTCGGTTTACAGCAACTGATCCATGGATCGTGGAAGCCGTTCATCACGCCGCAGCTAGATGGCGAAACGTTGCAGGTCAGTGCATTGCTCCTAGATAGGCAGAAAAGCCTTTGGGTTGGGACATCGGAAAGAGGTCTCTTTCGGATTCATGGACGCCAGGTGGACCACTTTGGCAAATCGGATGGCCTCTCAAGTGACGACGTGGTGCCGGCGGGCCTATTCGAAGATCGGGAAGGCAATATCTGGGTTGTAACGCCACTGGGGCTTGAGTATTTCCACGAGATGCGCGTGACTACCTTCTCCAGCCGTGAAGGATTGTCAAGTGATGAGGTGGATGCGGTTCTGGCTTCTCGCGACGGAACGGTGTGGATGGGTGGGCCGAGGGCGTTGGTTTCGCTTCTTCACGGAAGCGCTTTCTCCGTTCGGCGGCGACGAAACTTGCGATGGAATCAGGTGACCGCCCTCCTCGAAGACCACTCAGGCCGGCTGTGGGTTGGAGTCGATAGTTCCTTGCTGGTTTTTCAGAGTGGAAACTTCCGGCAAGTCAGAAAACGCGATCGAAGGCCTGTTGGTTTTGTTGTCGGGATGACCGAAGACACCGAAGGAAACATTTGGGCGGAGACGATCGGACCGCCGAGAACCCTGCTTCGGGTTCGAGATTTCCAAGTGCAGGAGCAATTCCCAGCACCGACAATGCCTGCTGCTCGAAAGCTTGCCGCCGATCCGGACGCCGGTATCTGGTTAGGTTTGATCAGCGGTGATCTCGCACGTTATGCGCACGGCAAGCTGGATACATTCCCGTTCAAACAAAGCATTTCGCCAGACGTGTCTTCATTCGTCAAAGATCTTCTGGTGAAGTCTGATGGAACCATCATGGGGGCAACTGCTTTTGGGGTAATAGCGTGGAAAGATGGCAAGCAGCAAGAGCTTACCGTACGCAATGGCCTTCCATGTGACTATATCCATACACTTATCGCGGACAATCGGGATGCTCTTTGGCTTTATGGACAATGTGGGTTGCTGAAGATAGCCAACTCGGAACTTCAAAGGTGGTTGAAGCAACCTGACACCGTTGTAAACGTGAAGGTGTTTGATGCTTTCGATGGAGCTCAACCGGGACCTGTTCCATTTAACGGAGCCGCGAAATCGCCGGACGGAAGGCTCTGGTTTGCCAATGGCTCTTCGCTGCAAATGATTGATCCGGATCACGTCGCGCAGAATTCCCTGCCGCCGCCTGTACACATCGAAGAAATTGTTGCCGATCATCAGCGATACTCGATTGCAAATGTCTCTTTGCCCCCTTTCACGCGGGATATAGAAATCGCGTACACCGCGCTAAGCTTTACAACACCGCAAAAGGTTAGATTTCGTTACAAGCTTGAAGGGCACGATTCGGGTTGGCAGGATGCCGGCACGCGGCGGCAGGCTTTCTATAGCGATCTGCCGCCCGGCGACTATCGCTTTCGCGTTATGGCTTGTAACAATGATGGCTTCTGGAATGAGGCCGGAGCCGCTGTTGACTTCCGCCTCCTGCCCGCCTGGTTTCAGACCCGCTGGTTCCGAAGCTCTGCTGCCATCGCCGCCATCCTCTTCATTTGGATCATTCATCGCATTCGAGTGCAGCAGGTTACTCTGGCCGCCAGCATAAGATCAGACGAGCGCCTCGCCGAGCGGACCCGGATGGCACGAGAGTTGCATGACACCTTTATCCAGACCCTCCAGGGAAGCAAAATGGTCGTGGATGATGCTTTAGAAAAACCGTCCGATCCGGAAAGCATGCATCACGCACTGAGTCGCTTGGCGGTCTGGCTTGATCTGGCGACACAGGAAGCACGGGCGGCGCTCAATTCTCTGCGCGAATCTACAAGCGAGCGCATTAGCCTTCGGGATGCATTTCAGCACATTGTTGACGGCGATACTATTCCCAGCTCAATGGCCGCATCTCTCTCGGTTGTGGGCGATGTTCGGAAAATACATCCCATCGTTCGCGATGAAGTTTATCGGGTTGGCTATGAAGCAATTCAAAATGCGTCACGACATTCGCGCGCAACTCGTTTGGATATCGAGTTGCGCTATGGCCGCGACCTGACGCTGCGGGTGAGCGACAACGGAGTCGGCATAGATCCGTTTGTCCTCGAAAAAGGAAGAGAAGGCCACTTCGGGCTAAAAGGAATGCGCGAGCGCTCGGGACGCATTGGTGGAACGCTAACTCTCGTTAGCACTGCCACATCTGGCACAGTAATCACCCTCGTCGTTCCAGAATGGCTTAGAGATCGCTCGTCGCGAAGCCCGCTGACCCGGGCACTTCAGGCACTTCGCGAGGTTTTTGGGAGCCGATCAAATCCTTGA
- a CDS encoding cytochrome P460 family protein encodes MLIFLTACSQPSARIQTRLNRDAELSGELPYNPLTWEVISSTLNPVDHTLATISGNEQAIAYARHHASSDYPAGSVLAVVTWGQQDDPRWFGGKIPGGVRSVEFLEVQTAADSGHNYLYSLYSGTPLRKSVSIAEKAPTTRASYLLAQKAAIMP; translated from the coding sequence ATGTTGATATTCTTGACTGCATGCTCGCAGCCAAGTGCTCGTATACAAACCAGACTCAATCGTGACGCCGAGTTATCGGGAGAGCTTCCATACAACCCTCTCACCTGGGAAGTCATATCATCCACCCTCAACCCCGTTGACCATACATTGGCAACCATCTCCGGCAATGAGCAGGCTATCGCATATGCGCGGCATCATGCTTCGAGTGACTATCCGGCAGGATCCGTTCTAGCCGTCGTCACTTGGGGTCAGCAGGATGACCCTCGATGGTTCGGTGGAAAGATACCCGGAGGTGTCCGATCCGTTGAGTTCCTAGAAGTGCAAACAGCTGCTGATAGTGGGCATAATTACTTATACTCCTTGTATAGCGGCACACCGTTGAGAAAGTCGGTCTCTATTGCGGAGAAAGCACCCACAACCCGTGCGTCTTACCTTTTGGCGCAGAAAGCGGCAATAATGCCGTAA
- a CDS encoding tautomerase family protein, protein MIEVLVSSGTDTNRKKGLVAALVEKLGEAGIDPNDIVVFFLEIDRGSGSFGGGRFAPPVAFA, encoded by the coding sequence ATGATTGAAGTGCTGGTATCTTCAGGTACTGACACCAATAGGAAAAAAGGTCTTGTTGCCGCTCTGGTCGAGAAACTTGGCGAAGCAGGCATCGACCCAAACGACATAGTGGTGTTCTTTTTGGAGATCGATCGCGGGAGCGGATCATTCGGTGGCGGCCGGTTCGCACCACCTGTTGCCTTCGCCTGA
- a CDS encoding response regulator transcription factor, with translation MGAQMAADPPIRILSVEDHPVFSEGLFTIIRSQPDMTLVGQATTASEAIAEFRLHSPDITLMDIRLSGGDGIEAMIALRGQFPHARIIILTNSDSQGDIQRSLREGAAAYVLKCMSKNELLHIIRSVHAGKRHIPSEVAIKLVENLDRDNLTVRELEVLHLIRDGFRNKQIADRLSIAESTVNFHIKNLVDKLGANDRTHAVTIAIRRGLLSV, from the coding sequence TTGGGCGCACAAATGGCCGCTGATCCACCAATTCGCATCCTCAGTGTTGAAGACCATCCGGTGTTTAGCGAGGGGCTGTTCACAATCATCCGTTCGCAGCCCGACATGACACTCGTTGGACAAGCTACCACTGCGTCGGAAGCCATTGCGGAATTTCGCCTGCACTCCCCAGATATCACTTTGATGGATATTCGCCTCTCAGGTGGTGACGGCATCGAAGCCATGATCGCACTTCGTGGACAGTTCCCCCATGCTCGAATCATCATCCTTACCAATTCCGACAGCCAGGGCGACATCCAGCGCTCCTTGCGTGAGGGGGCTGCGGCGTACGTGCTGAAGTGCATGTCCAAGAATGAGCTGCTGCACATAATTCGGTCGGTTCATGCCGGCAAGCGGCACATTCCGTCAGAGGTGGCCATCAAGCTCGTTGAAAATCTGGATAGGGACAATTTAACCGTGCGAGAACTCGAAGTGCTGCACCTGATTCGCGATGGCTTTCGCAACAAGCAAATTGCGGATCGACTTTCTATTGCCGAATCGACGGTTAACTTTCATATCAAGAACCTCGTGGACAAGCTGGGAGCCAACGATCGGACCCACGCGGTGACGATTGCAATTCGTCGCGGACTGCTTTCTGTTTAG
- a CDS encoding heme-binding domain-containing protein: MKQTSFCKLILPALGIALMIFVGLQFMRPKLSNPPVTAEIVAPPEVKAIFKHSCYSCHSNETRLLWFDQMVPAYWIVSSDVQRARAHLNFSEIAALPEEQQRLALFDAFNQIRLGAMPLPSYRMVHPNSTVTPEQLDILRKYSTTLSEDPQIATSSQVDAAEREYVRWVDGSEAIHTVQSTPDGIPFHPEYKTWKQIGSTERVENHTIRVVLGNDLAVRAIADNHINPWPDGAMIGKVTWHEKRDQTGMIGPGQFVQVELMIRDSKRYQTTAGWGWGRWIGTDLKPDGHTADFASTHCVDCHHAVRRNDYVFTMPINARQGGAK; encoded by the coding sequence ATGAAACAGACCTCGTTTTGTAAGCTAATATTGCCAGCCCTGGGGATTGCACTGATGATCTTCGTTGGCTTGCAGTTTATGCGGCCAAAGCTAAGTAATCCTCCAGTAACAGCTGAGATCGTGGCACCACCCGAGGTTAAAGCGATCTTTAAGCACTCGTGCTATAGCTGCCACTCGAACGAAACAAGACTGCTGTGGTTCGATCAAATGGTGCCGGCCTACTGGATTGTTTCCAGCGATGTCCAACGCGCACGTGCGCATCTGAACTTCTCCGAGATTGCGGCACTCCCGGAAGAACAGCAGCGATTAGCTCTATTCGATGCCTTTAATCAAATTCGACTTGGCGCGATGCCACTTCCTTCCTATCGAATGGTGCATCCGAACTCCACGGTCACTCCTGAGCAACTGGACATTCTGCGCAAATACTCGACGACTCTATCAGAGGATCCTCAAATAGCCACGTCATCTCAAGTTGATGCAGCGGAGCGCGAATATGTTCGTTGGGTAGATGGAAGTGAAGCCATTCACACCGTACAAAGTACACCTGACGGCATTCCATTCCATCCCGAATACAAGACGTGGAAGCAGATTGGCAGCACCGAACGCGTCGAGAATCACACCATACGTGTTGTTCTGGGCAACGATCTTGCGGTAAGGGCGATCGCTGACAACCATATCAATCCGTGGCCGGATGGAGCCATGATCGGAAAGGTCACCTGGCATGAAAAGCGGGACCAAACCGGAATGATCGGGCCCGGACAGTTCGTCCAAGTGGAGCTCATGATTCGCGACAGTAAAAGGTATCAAACTACGGCAGGTTGGGGCTGGGGAAGATGGATCGGTACCGATCTGAAGCCCGATGGGCATACGGCGGACTTCGCAAGCACTCACTGCGTTGACTGTCATCACGCGGTCAGACGCAATGACTATGTCTTTACGATGCCGATAAATGCACGGCAAGGAGGTGCGAAGTGA
- a CDS encoding RNA polymerase sigma factor: MLTYAAEEPPIEITTDISDMYLVAAAKDRDHQAYAELCRQHSKQILQTVLRITRDFADAEDTLQEAFCACVVKLVRER, translated from the coding sequence ATGCTGACTTACGCTGCAGAAGAGCCACCTATTGAAATCACAACTGACATCAGCGATATGTACTTGGTTGCCGCTGCCAAAGACAGAGATCACCAGGCATATGCAGAGTTGTGCCGCCAGCATTCAAAGCAGATTCTTCAAACGGTTCTACGGATTACACGCGACTTTGCGGATGCTGAAGACACCTTACAGGAAGCGTTTTGTGCCTGCGTTGTGAAATTGGTCCGAGAACGCTGA
- a CDS encoding response regulator transcription factor → METIRHNFNAIPTVHPNPRRKPSLPSNGYLAVQLTEKIYVIDEDLPFRKTLSQLLASHDMEVICFDSSADCFANGKPGEAGCLIVDLRLSDDSRTSRHHRICWEMGPPIIFMSGNPDIRAAVRAMKMGAIEVLTKPVDLAVVVEAVREALAQNRKLRLKKAEVEKLQYRYSLLSPRERDVVPLIVGGLLNKQAAAILGISTITLQVHRGQVMRKMEAESVADLVRMALKLRIPYWCRNYRSTAQST, encoded by the coding sequence GTGGAAACTATCCGCCATAACTTCAATGCGATTCCGACTGTGCATCCAAACCCGCGTCGCAAGCCCTCACTTCCTTCTAATGGATACCTCGCCGTCCAATTAACGGAGAAAATCTATGTCATTGATGAGGATTTACCATTTCGCAAAACACTCTCACAATTGTTGGCCTCGCACGATATGGAAGTTATCTGTTTCGATTCGTCCGCAGATTGTTTTGCAAACGGAAAGCCGGGAGAGGCCGGCTGCCTGATTGTCGATCTGCGGTTGTCAGATGACAGTCGCACTAGCCGGCATCATCGAATTTGCTGGGAGATGGGCCCTCCAATCATATTCATGTCAGGTAATCCCGATATACGCGCTGCCGTGCGCGCCATGAAGATGGGGGCGATTGAGGTTCTTACGAAGCCTGTGGACCTAGCAGTGGTTGTCGAAGCAGTCCGCGAAGCCTTGGCTCAGAACCGAAAGCTGCGGCTGAAAAAGGCCGAAGTGGAGAAGCTCCAATATCGCTACTCGCTTCTATCGCCAAGGGAGCGGGACGTCGTCCCGCTAATCGTCGGAGGCCTGCTGAATAAACAAGCAGCCGCCATTCTCGGCATCTCAACGATCACTCTGCAAGTCCATCGGGGCCAAGTCATGCGAAAGATGGAAGCCGAATCCGTAGCTGATCTTGTCAGAATGGCCCTAAAGCTCCGAATCCCTTATTGGTGCCGAAACTACCGGAGCACAGCACAGTCAACCTAG
- a CDS encoding sensor histidine kinase encodes MSAIGRMVCSLSHDMRHSLTAIYANAEFLERHDMCIRERADLVLEIQKAVLTMTELLDSLLQFGCTGRNNPRVRTCVSLVVEKAVAAVKFHPDGRDVSITVGRLPSAEADIDALNLQSAIFNLLLNACQAATSSTDVPEVNICLAEVDDRIYVTILDNGPGIPASVRSTLFDPFVTAGKPNGTGLGLTLARRIAEEHGGSVCLEESNPKGAVFTLSLTKNRSPDLEDLIVVSPTSSD; translated from the coding sequence ATGTCAGCAATCGGCAGAATGGTATGCTCTCTATCCCATGATATGCGTCACTCGCTCACGGCGATCTATGCGAACGCAGAATTTCTCGAGCGTCACGACATGTGTATCCGCGAGCGGGCTGATCTGGTACTCGAAATTCAGAAAGCAGTGCTCACGATGACGGAGCTCCTTGATTCACTACTGCAATTTGGCTGTACCGGACGGAATAATCCTCGTGTCCGTACGTGTGTCTCTCTGGTAGTTGAAAAAGCCGTCGCGGCAGTGAAGTTTCATCCAGACGGGCGGGATGTATCCATAACAGTCGGGAGACTACCGTCGGCAGAAGCAGACATCGATGCGCTGAATCTTCAGAGCGCCATCTTTAACTTGCTACTCAATGCCTGCCAGGCCGCTACAAGTTCAACAGACGTGCCTGAGGTCAATATCTGCCTTGCCGAAGTCGATGATCGAATTTACGTCACAATTCTGGACAACGGTCCCGGTATACCTGCTTCTGTCCGAAGTACGTTGTTCGATCCGTTCGTGACTGCGGGAAAACCCAACGGCACAGGCCTTGGACTCACCCTGGCTCGTCGAATCGCTGAAGAACACGGTGGCAGCGTCTGCCTTGAGGAATCGAATCCAAAAGGGGCGGTGTTCACGCTCAGTCTTACGAAGAACAGATCACCAGATTTAGAAGATTTGATCGTCGTATCGCCTACATCATCCGACTAG
- a CDS encoding zinc-binding dehydrogenase, which yields MKYGRFSNDSETDSSRNRRWVAKKLGAHVIAGVRGSQKKAAEELGADTLLALDSRQEMNSLGSVEVVADTIGGEVGDALMAKVKPGGIYASVVGPPPNAKLHPAANVEAFGSHPDAVSMRLLAEDIANGKFTIPVDRTLPLAEAAKAHAEAEKNGIGKVLPHCPSRAPTRC from the coding sequence TTGAAATATGGGAGATTTAGCAATGACTCAGAAACAGATTCAAGTCGGAATCGTAGGTGGGTCGCGAAGAAACTCGGTGCGCACGTCATCGCCGGCGTCCGCGGCTCACAGAAGAAGGCGGCAGAGGAACTCGGGGCCGATACCCTTCTCGCCCTCGATAGCCGCCAGGAGATGAACTCTCTAGGCTCCGTCGAGGTCGTCGCGGATACGATTGGTGGCGAGGTCGGCGACGCGCTTATGGCGAAAGTCAAGCCGGGCGGAATTTACGCCTCCGTCGTAGGCCCTCCCCCAAATGCCAAACTTCACCCTGCCGCAAATGTGGAGGCATTCGGCTCCCATCCTGACGCAGTGAGCATGCGCTTGCTCGCAGAAGACATCGCAAACGGAAAGTTCACAATTCCTGTCGATCGCACACTCCCGCTCGCCGAAGCGGCGAAAGCACACGCTGAGGCGGAGAAGAACGGCATCGGCAAGGTTCTCCCGCACTGCCCAAGCCGCGCACCGACCAGATGTTGA